A section of the Corynebacterium tuberculostearicum genome encodes:
- a CDS encoding membrane protein gives MTSRLASPDAASPSRWRSVLLILLLALPLIIGAAVAGLAQWEPAHTWSSAAQPFGAPRENSASPEVKEAAEAASRAQAQASMLKSGATQLNDGTGELNKGADELGGGVDKLATGSQELVAGLNQLQSGTNTLGGGATELANGVGGAVDQVVGLGAVQGQILQAIDGTMRDLEGNKSKEAKEIRSQLGDLRAQVNNFRLDNSVTDQLKKLKDGSRDLSNQLAVNGYAYHDGVNQAVSGAQELNEGIAELNKRVGEAQEGVDKLDDGAGRLSTMAAQNQTNVGEIQRALPPAHTATDGPAHLLSPIVAMLVSALVLLAGAASGVAWQVGFRPWLTVFGGTLAAVAIGEILLFVLATGFTPVAAVWAGAALLLGALSMAVITRGLLGLCGITAGSILAALFGIGQTALVGWLWKSAAIAGVSKVWQIVSNLLPLNWTTAAVTAAGNEGEQAVLWTGVAVLLAITLIGLSAKWWAPSTGKFKPTVH, from the coding sequence ATGACCTCACGCCTTGCCTCCCCAGACGCTGCGTCCCCCTCCCGGTGGCGCAGCGTCCTCTTGATCCTCCTGCTCGCCCTGCCGCTCATTATTGGCGCTGCGGTGGCGGGCCTTGCGCAGTGGGAACCCGCCCACACCTGGTCTAGCGCCGCGCAGCCGTTTGGAGCGCCGCGGGAAAATTCCGCCTCCCCAGAGGTGAAGGAAGCCGCCGAGGCGGCCAGCCGCGCGCAGGCACAGGCGAGCATGCTTAAATCGGGCGCCACGCAGCTTAACGACGGCACGGGGGAGCTGAATAAGGGGGCGGATGAGCTTGGAGGGGGCGTCGACAAGCTGGCGACGGGCTCCCAAGAACTGGTAGCTGGCCTCAATCAGCTGCAGTCCGGAACTAATACGCTCGGTGGTGGTGCAACGGAGCTGGCCAATGGTGTCGGCGGTGCCGTGGACCAAGTGGTGGGTCTCGGTGCTGTCCAAGGGCAGATTCTGCAGGCCATCGATGGCACGATGCGCGACCTGGAAGGAAATAAGTCCAAGGAAGCGAAGGAAATTCGCTCGCAGCTGGGCGATCTCCGTGCGCAGGTGAATAATTTCCGCCTGGATAATTCGGTGACCGATCAGCTCAAAAAGCTCAAGGACGGCTCGCGCGATCTATCCAATCAGTTGGCGGTCAACGGCTATGCCTATCACGATGGCGTGAACCAGGCCGTATCCGGTGCGCAGGAGCTTAACGAGGGCATCGCGGAGCTCAACAAGCGCGTCGGTGAGGCGCAGGAGGGCGTGGACAAGCTTGACGACGGCGCCGGCAGGCTTTCCACCATGGCAGCCCAAAACCAGACCAATGTGGGTGAAATTCAGCGTGCCCTGCCGCCGGCGCATACCGCGACCGACGGACCTGCACATCTGCTCAGCCCCATCGTGGCGATGTTGGTCTCCGCCTTGGTCCTGCTCGCAGGCGCCGCGTCCGGTGTGGCCTGGCAGGTGGGGTTCCGCCCATGGCTGACGGTCTTCGGCGGCACGCTGGCCGCGGTCGCCATCGGCGAAATCCTCCTCTTTGTGCTTGCCACCGGATTTACCCCTGTGGCGGCGGTGTGGGCCGGCGCGGCGCTCCTTCTGGGCGCGCTGTCCATGGCGGTCATCACCCGTGGCCTACTCGGGCTATGCGGTATTACTGCCGGCAGCATCCTCGCGGCGCTGTTTGGCATAGGCCAGACCGCTCTGGTGGGGTGGCTGTGGAAATCCGCGGCAATTGCCGGTGTTTCTAAGGTTTGGCAGATTGTTTCTAATCTTTTGCCACTGAATTGGACTACCGCGGCCGTCACGGCGGCGGGTAACGAAGGCGAACAGGCCGTCTTGTGGACCGGCGTTGCGGTATTGCTCGCCATCACTCTCATTGGGCTGAGTGCAAAGTGGTGGGCTCCATCCACAGGAAAATTCAAACCTACGGTTCATTAG